One window from the genome of Leptospirillum ferriphilum encodes:
- a CDS encoding rubrerythrin family protein, with protein MPALKGSKTEKNLKEAFAGESQANRRYLYFARKADVEGYPDIAGVFRDTAEGETGHAFGHFDFLKEVGDPATGEPVGDTSTNLKSAVAGETYEYTQMYPGFAKIAREEGFSEISEWFETLAKAEKSHAGRFTQALKNLQ; from the coding sequence ATGCCGGCATTAAAAGGAAGCAAAACCGAAAAAAACCTGAAGGAAGCCTTCGCCGGAGAATCCCAGGCCAACCGGCGTTATCTCTATTTTGCGCGCAAGGCGGACGTCGAAGGGTACCCGGACATCGCCGGTGTCTTTCGTGACACGGCGGAAGGAGAAACGGGTCATGCCTTCGGTCATTTCGATTTTCTGAAAGAAGTGGGTGATCCGGCCACCGGAGAGCCCGTCGGAGACACCTCCACAAACCTCAAGTCCGCCGTTGCCGGTGAAACCTACGAATACACCCAGATGTATCCGGGATTTGCCAAAATTGCACGGGAAGAGGGCTTCAGCGAAATTTCCGAATGGTTCGAAACTCTGGCCAAGGCTGAAAAATCCCATGCAGGACGCTTCACCCAGGCTCTCAAGAACCTGCAGTAA